One stretch of Euphorbia lathyris chromosome 7, ddEupLath1.1, whole genome shotgun sequence DNA includes these proteins:
- the LOC136235332 gene encoding disease resistance protein RPV1-like isoform X1 — translation MAAAASSVGRKRFDVFLSFRGIDTRRTFTSHLYSAFNRKGIVTFMDSALDRGEKITPTILKAIEESNVSVIIFSKNYASSPCCLDELVKIIECMRTHGQKVLPVFYEVDPADVGKQTAGFGDVFADYEEAFKGDMGKVQRWRTALTEAAYISGWDSRNTSSDSELIEEIVKDILKIIRHLSSCHFGDLVGIESQVEQIESLLCIGAEDVRVIGIWGMGGIGKTAIAKLVFEKFASHFQASCFLENIREASSTRHGLVNKWDELVKKLLNIGILNSDSSILMSRLHCTKVLIVVDDVDNFEQLELLVGKHCWFGAGSRIIVTSRDKQVLQNKVDKIYEVQVLSPQESLQLFSLFAFKEEQPKAEYIELSKRVVSYVNGIPLALKVLGSFLYGRSKQEWKSALDRLGKTPNMQVQKVLRISYDGLDHDEQEMFLDIACFFKGWSLFFMTKLFESCGYYSLISLRVLADKTLIILRDSKVEMHDLLQEMGRQIVRQESIKDPGKRSRLWDPEDIQYVLEENVGTEEIEGMFLDQCKISGCRVDSKVFNRTKRLKWLNFYSNNSWTNGIKWLNLSNTNCGHDMQFPQGLESLPNQLRFLQWDFFPLKSLPSNFQPDNLVFLSILSSPVERLWDGVQNLANLSVIELCHCRHLTEMPDLSRAQNLSTMDCRSCINLREVTPSIRYLKNLKHLILQLCKNIRSVPSTKAMKSLTLLDLNGCSNLEKFPEVSSNIIYLYCGGTSIGKTSESIKFLSRLGSQFDGKSLDMEYKISGKYFYVSTMSDCLLCPSLPKNMNQNEDCFETIPVVNQTDADIPGIIPSSVDIPLEIFEYEQVIEQKAASGRCRATLKTFSFVNRAKLDQKTEKDISDDFLKTVKLFAGAVLLLTEGFPGGEVIDDYESIGSSVTIQLPPNWFSSNFMGFSVNVFLTLEDKNKKEIDNDLGVRWTCRYKSECGEIRVASALYQYLPPTYIKSGNFLMYGWPTNLGLIFDQNWLQENWCNEACFEATIEHSSAKTCYQVKKMVAKLMYMGDNEGNPTQLAF, via the exons ATGGCTGCTGCAGCTTCTTCTGTTGGTCGAAAGAGGTTCGATGTATTTCTCAGTTTTCGAGGCATTGACACCCGTCGCACCTTCACTAGCCATCTCTATTCAGCTTTCAATCGAAAAGGAATTGTTACCTTCATGGATAGTGCTCTTGATAGAGGGGAAAAGATTACTCCCACAATCTTGAAAGCAATTGAAGAATCAAATGTTTCTGTGATTATCTTCTCTAAAAACTATGCATCTTCACCTTGTTGCTTGGATGAACTTGTGAAGATAATTGAATGCATGAGAACACATGGACAGAAAGTATTGCCTGTTTTTTATGAGGTAGACCCTGCAGATGTAGGAAAACAAACTGCGGGTTTTGGAGATGTATTTGCTGACTATGAAGAAGCATTCAAGGGTGACATGGGCAAAGTTCAAAGGTGGAGGACTGCATTGACAGAAGCTGCATATATTTCAGGATGGGATTCGAGGAACACAAG CTCTGATTCTGAACTTATTGAAGAGATTGTGAAGGATATTTTGAAGATAATAAGGCATTTATCGTCTTGTCATTTTGGGGATTTGGTGGGAATAGAATCACAAGTCGAGCAAATTGAGTCATTATTATGCATCGGAGCAGAAGATGTTCGTGTGATTGGAATATGGGGAATGGGTGGTATAGGGAAGACTGCAATTGCCAAACTCGTATTTGAAAAATTTGCTTCTCATTTTCAAGCTAGTTGTTTTCTTGAAAACATCAGGGAAGCTTCATCAACAAGACATGGATTGGTTAACAAATGGGACGAGCTTGTTAAGAAATTGTTGAATATTGGGATCTTGAATTCAGATTCAAGTATTTTGATGAGCCGTCTTCACTGTACAAAAGTTTTGATTGTCGTTGATGATGTAGATAACTTCGAGCAATTAGAACTTTTAGTTGGAAAACATTGTTGGTTTGGTGCGGGGAGTAGAATCATTGTGACAAGTAGAGATAAACAAGTGTTGCAAAATAAAGTTGATAAGATATATGAGGTTCAAGTCCTATCTCCACAAGAATCTCTGCAACTGTTCAGTTTGTTTGCCTTTAAAGAAGAGCAACCCAAGGCAGAGTACATTGAGCTCTCAAAAAGGGTTGTGAGCTATGTTAACGGAATTCCATTAGCTCTTAAAGTTTTGGGTTCATTTTTATATGGTAGGAGCAAACAAGAATGGAAAAGTGCATTGGATAGACTTGGAAAAACACCAAACATGCAAGTACAAAAGGTGTTGAGGATAAGTTATGATGGACTCGATCATGATGAGCAGGAGATGTTTCTAGACATTGCCTGTTTTTTCAAAGGATGGTCTTTATTCTTCATGACGAAATTATTCGAGTCATGTGGTTACTATTCATTGATTTCCTTAAGAGTGCTTGCTGACAAGACCTTAATAATCCTGAGGGACTCAAAAGTGGAGATGCATGATTTGCTTCAAGAAATGGGTCGACAAATTGTTCGCCAAGAATCAATTAAGGATCCAGGAAAACGGAGTAGATTGTGGGATCCTGAAGACATTCAATATGTATTGGAAGAAAATGTG GGAACAGAAGAAATTGAGGGGATGTTCCTGGATCAATGTAAGATATCCGGGTGCAGAGTAGATAGTAAAGTGTTTAATAGGACCAAAAGGCTCAAATGGCTCAATTTCTATAGTAACAACTCTTGGACTAATGGAATTAAATGGCTCAATCTCTCCAACACGAACTGTGGACATGATATGCAGTTTCCACAAGGACTTGAATCACTTCCAAACCAATTAAGGTTTCTCCAATGGGATTTCTTCCCTCTGAAATCTTTGCCATCAAATTTTCAACCCGATAACCTTGTATTCCTCAGCATATTAAGCAGTCCTGTTGAACGACTTTGGGATGGAGTACAG AATCTCGCAAATCTATCGGTCATTGAACTCTGTCATTGTAGACATCTAACTGAAATGCCTGACTTGTCAAGGGCTCAAAACCTTTCGACTATGGATTGTCGAAGCTGTATAAATTTAAGAGAGGTAACTCCATCTATTCGGTATCTGAAGAACCTTAAGCATTTGATTTTGCAACTCTGTAAGAATATTAGGAGTGTTCCGAGCACCAAAGCTATGAAATCTTTGACATTGCTTGATCTCAACGGTTGCTCAAACCTTGAAAAGTTTCCTGAAGTTTCAAgcaatataatatatttatattgtggGGGAACATCAATTGGAAAAACATCTGAATCGATCAAATTTCTTTCTAGACTTGGTAGTCAGTTTGATGGAAAAAGCTTAGATATGGAATATAAAATTTCTGGAAAATACTTCTATGTGTCGACAATGTCAGATTGTCTCCTCTGCCCATCCTTGCCAAAAAACATGAATCAAAATGAGGATTGTTTTGAGACTATTCCAGTCGTGAATCAGACTGATGCAGATATTCCTGGAATAATTCCATCTTCAGTAGATATTCCACTAGAAATATTTGAATATGAACAGGTCATAGAGCAGAAAGCAGCAAGTGGAAGGTGTCGAGCAACTTTGAAGACCTTTTCATTTGTTAACCGTGCAAAGTTGGATCAGAAAACAGAAAAAGACATTTCAGACGATTTTCTAAAGACAGTCAAGCTTTTTGCAGGCGCAGTACTTCTACTTACAGAG GGATTTCCGGGTGGAGAGGTTATTGATGATTATGAAAGTATAGGATCTTCAGTTACAATTCAACTACCTCCAAATTGGTTTAGCAGTAACTTCATGGGTTTCAGTGTGAATGTGTTCCTTACGTTGgaagacaaaaataaaaaggagATTGATAATGATCTTGGTGTTAGATGGACATGCCGATACAAATCCGAATGTGGTGAAATTCGGGTTGCATCTGCCTTGTATCAATATCTCCCACCTACCTACATAAAGAGTGGCAACTTTCTTATGTATGGTTGGCCTACAAATCTTGGATTGATATTTGATCAAAATTGGTTGCAAGAAAATTGGTGCAATGAGGCTTGTTTTGAAGCCACTATTGAGCATTCATCTGCCAAGACGTGTTACCAAGTGAAGAAAATGGTGGCCAAACTAATGTACATGGGTGACAATGAAGGAAATCCGACACAGCTGGCTTTCTAA
- the LOC136235332 gene encoding disease resistance protein RPV1-like isoform X3, with protein sequence MAAAASSVGRKRFDVFLSFRGIDTRRTFTSHLYSAFNRKGIVTFMDSALDRGEKITPTILKAIEESNVSVIIFSKNYASSPCCLDELVKIIECMRTHGQKVLPVFYEVDPADVGKQTAGFGDVFADYEEAFKGDMGKVQRWRTALTEAAYISGWDSRNTSSDSELIEEIVKDILKIIRHLSSCHFGDLVGIESQVEQIESLLCIGAEDVRVIGIWGMGGIGKTAIAKLVFEKFASHFQASCFLENIREASSTRHGLVNKWDELVKKLLNIGILNSDSSILMSRLHCTKVLIVVDDVDNFEQLELLVGKHCWFGAGSRIIVTSRDKQVLQNKVDKIYEVQVLSPQESLQLFSLFAFKEEQPKAEYIELSKRVVSYVNGIPLALKVLGSFLYGRSKQEWKSALDRLGKTPNMQVQKVLRISYDGLDHDEQEMFLDIACFFKGWSLFFMTKLFESCGYYSLISLRVLADKTLIILRDSKVEMHDLLQEMGRQIVRQESIKDPGKRSRLWDPEDIQYVLEENVGTEEIEGMFLDQCKISGCRVDSKVFNRTKRLKWLNFYSNNSWTNGIKWLNLSNTNCGHDMQFPQGLESLPNQLRFLQWDFFPLKSLPSNFQPDNLVFLSILSSPVERLWDGVQNLANLSVIELCHCRHLTEMPDLSRAQNLSTMDCRSCINLREVIEQKAASGRCRATLKTFSFVNRAKLDQKTEKDISDDFLKTVKLFAGAVLLLTEGFPGGEVIDDYESIGSSVTIQLPPNWFSSNFMGFSVNVFLTLEDKNKKEIDNDLGVRWTCRYKSECGEIRVASALYQYLPPTYIKSGNFLMYGWPTNLGLIFDQNWLQENWCNEACFEATIEHSSAKTCYQVKKMVAKLMYMGDNEGNPTQLAF encoded by the exons ATGGCTGCTGCAGCTTCTTCTGTTGGTCGAAAGAGGTTCGATGTATTTCTCAGTTTTCGAGGCATTGACACCCGTCGCACCTTCACTAGCCATCTCTATTCAGCTTTCAATCGAAAAGGAATTGTTACCTTCATGGATAGTGCTCTTGATAGAGGGGAAAAGATTACTCCCACAATCTTGAAAGCAATTGAAGAATCAAATGTTTCTGTGATTATCTTCTCTAAAAACTATGCATCTTCACCTTGTTGCTTGGATGAACTTGTGAAGATAATTGAATGCATGAGAACACATGGACAGAAAGTATTGCCTGTTTTTTATGAGGTAGACCCTGCAGATGTAGGAAAACAAACTGCGGGTTTTGGAGATGTATTTGCTGACTATGAAGAAGCATTCAAGGGTGACATGGGCAAAGTTCAAAGGTGGAGGACTGCATTGACAGAAGCTGCATATATTTCAGGATGGGATTCGAGGAACACAAG CTCTGATTCTGAACTTATTGAAGAGATTGTGAAGGATATTTTGAAGATAATAAGGCATTTATCGTCTTGTCATTTTGGGGATTTGGTGGGAATAGAATCACAAGTCGAGCAAATTGAGTCATTATTATGCATCGGAGCAGAAGATGTTCGTGTGATTGGAATATGGGGAATGGGTGGTATAGGGAAGACTGCAATTGCCAAACTCGTATTTGAAAAATTTGCTTCTCATTTTCAAGCTAGTTGTTTTCTTGAAAACATCAGGGAAGCTTCATCAACAAGACATGGATTGGTTAACAAATGGGACGAGCTTGTTAAGAAATTGTTGAATATTGGGATCTTGAATTCAGATTCAAGTATTTTGATGAGCCGTCTTCACTGTACAAAAGTTTTGATTGTCGTTGATGATGTAGATAACTTCGAGCAATTAGAACTTTTAGTTGGAAAACATTGTTGGTTTGGTGCGGGGAGTAGAATCATTGTGACAAGTAGAGATAAACAAGTGTTGCAAAATAAAGTTGATAAGATATATGAGGTTCAAGTCCTATCTCCACAAGAATCTCTGCAACTGTTCAGTTTGTTTGCCTTTAAAGAAGAGCAACCCAAGGCAGAGTACATTGAGCTCTCAAAAAGGGTTGTGAGCTATGTTAACGGAATTCCATTAGCTCTTAAAGTTTTGGGTTCATTTTTATATGGTAGGAGCAAACAAGAATGGAAAAGTGCATTGGATAGACTTGGAAAAACACCAAACATGCAAGTACAAAAGGTGTTGAGGATAAGTTATGATGGACTCGATCATGATGAGCAGGAGATGTTTCTAGACATTGCCTGTTTTTTCAAAGGATGGTCTTTATTCTTCATGACGAAATTATTCGAGTCATGTGGTTACTATTCATTGATTTCCTTAAGAGTGCTTGCTGACAAGACCTTAATAATCCTGAGGGACTCAAAAGTGGAGATGCATGATTTGCTTCAAGAAATGGGTCGACAAATTGTTCGCCAAGAATCAATTAAGGATCCAGGAAAACGGAGTAGATTGTGGGATCCTGAAGACATTCAATATGTATTGGAAGAAAATGTG GGAACAGAAGAAATTGAGGGGATGTTCCTGGATCAATGTAAGATATCCGGGTGCAGAGTAGATAGTAAAGTGTTTAATAGGACCAAAAGGCTCAAATGGCTCAATTTCTATAGTAACAACTCTTGGACTAATGGAATTAAATGGCTCAATCTCTCCAACACGAACTGTGGACATGATATGCAGTTTCCACAAGGACTTGAATCACTTCCAAACCAATTAAGGTTTCTCCAATGGGATTTCTTCCCTCTGAAATCTTTGCCATCAAATTTTCAACCCGATAACCTTGTATTCCTCAGCATATTAAGCAGTCCTGTTGAACGACTTTGGGATGGAGTACAG AATCTCGCAAATCTATCGGTCATTGAACTCTGTCATTGTAGACATCTAACTGAAATGCCTGACTTGTCAAGGGCTCAAAACCTTTCGACTATGGATTGTCGAAGCTGTATAAATTTAAGAGAG GTCATAGAGCAGAAAGCAGCAAGTGGAAGGTGTCGAGCAACTTTGAAGACCTTTTCATTTGTTAACCGTGCAAAGTTGGATCAGAAAACAGAAAAAGACATTTCAGACGATTTTCTAAAGACAGTCAAGCTTTTTGCAGGCGCAGTACTTCTACTTACAGAG GGATTTCCGGGTGGAGAGGTTATTGATGATTATGAAAGTATAGGATCTTCAGTTACAATTCAACTACCTCCAAATTGGTTTAGCAGTAACTTCATGGGTTTCAGTGTGAATGTGTTCCTTACGTTGgaagacaaaaataaaaaggagATTGATAATGATCTTGGTGTTAGATGGACATGCCGATACAAATCCGAATGTGGTGAAATTCGGGTTGCATCTGCCTTGTATCAATATCTCCCACCTACCTACATAAAGAGTGGCAACTTTCTTATGTATGGTTGGCCTACAAATCTTGGATTGATATTTGATCAAAATTGGTTGCAAGAAAATTGGTGCAATGAGGCTTGTTTTGAAGCCACTATTGAGCATTCATCTGCCAAGACGTGTTACCAAGTGAAGAAAATGGTGGCCAAACTAATGTACATGGGTGACAATGAAGGAAATCCGACACAGCTGGCTTTCTAA
- the LOC136235332 gene encoding disease resistance protein Roq1-like isoform X2, producing MGKVQRWRTALTEAAYISGWDSRNTSSDSELIEEIVKDILKIIRHLSSCHFGDLVGIESQVEQIESLLCIGAEDVRVIGIWGMGGIGKTAIAKLVFEKFASHFQASCFLENIREASSTRHGLVNKWDELVKKLLNIGILNSDSSILMSRLHCTKVLIVVDDVDNFEQLELLVGKHCWFGAGSRIIVTSRDKQVLQNKVDKIYEVQVLSPQESLQLFSLFAFKEEQPKAEYIELSKRVVSYVNGIPLALKVLGSFLYGRSKQEWKSALDRLGKTPNMQVQKVLRISYDGLDHDEQEMFLDIACFFKGWSLFFMTKLFESCGYYSLISLRVLADKTLIILRDSKVEMHDLLQEMGRQIVRQESIKDPGKRSRLWDPEDIQYVLEENVGTEEIEGMFLDQCKISGCRVDSKVFNRTKRLKWLNFYSNNSWTNGIKWLNLSNTNCGHDMQFPQGLESLPNQLRFLQWDFFPLKSLPSNFQPDNLVFLSILSSPVERLWDGVQNLANLSVIELCHCRHLTEMPDLSRAQNLSTMDCRSCINLREVTPSIRYLKNLKHLILQLCKNIRSVPSTKAMKSLTLLDLNGCSNLEKFPEVSSNIIYLYCGGTSIGKTSESIKFLSRLGSQFDGKSLDMEYKISGKYFYVSTMSDCLLCPSLPKNMNQNEDCFETIPVVNQTDADIPGIIPSSVDIPLEIFEYEQVIEQKAASGRCRATLKTFSFVNRAKLDQKTEKDISDDFLKTVKLFAGAVLLLTEGFPGGEVIDDYESIGSSVTIQLPPNWFSSNFMGFSVNVFLTLEDKNKKEIDNDLGVRWTCRYKSECGEIRVASALYQYLPPTYIKSGNFLMYGWPTNLGLIFDQNWLQENWCNEACFEATIEHSSAKTCYQVKKMVAKLMYMGDNEGNPTQLAF from the exons ATGGGCAAAGTTCAAAGGTGGAGGACTGCATTGACAGAAGCTGCATATATTTCAGGATGGGATTCGAGGAACACAAG CTCTGATTCTGAACTTATTGAAGAGATTGTGAAGGATATTTTGAAGATAATAAGGCATTTATCGTCTTGTCATTTTGGGGATTTGGTGGGAATAGAATCACAAGTCGAGCAAATTGAGTCATTATTATGCATCGGAGCAGAAGATGTTCGTGTGATTGGAATATGGGGAATGGGTGGTATAGGGAAGACTGCAATTGCCAAACTCGTATTTGAAAAATTTGCTTCTCATTTTCAAGCTAGTTGTTTTCTTGAAAACATCAGGGAAGCTTCATCAACAAGACATGGATTGGTTAACAAATGGGACGAGCTTGTTAAGAAATTGTTGAATATTGGGATCTTGAATTCAGATTCAAGTATTTTGATGAGCCGTCTTCACTGTACAAAAGTTTTGATTGTCGTTGATGATGTAGATAACTTCGAGCAATTAGAACTTTTAGTTGGAAAACATTGTTGGTTTGGTGCGGGGAGTAGAATCATTGTGACAAGTAGAGATAAACAAGTGTTGCAAAATAAAGTTGATAAGATATATGAGGTTCAAGTCCTATCTCCACAAGAATCTCTGCAACTGTTCAGTTTGTTTGCCTTTAAAGAAGAGCAACCCAAGGCAGAGTACATTGAGCTCTCAAAAAGGGTTGTGAGCTATGTTAACGGAATTCCATTAGCTCTTAAAGTTTTGGGTTCATTTTTATATGGTAGGAGCAAACAAGAATGGAAAAGTGCATTGGATAGACTTGGAAAAACACCAAACATGCAAGTACAAAAGGTGTTGAGGATAAGTTATGATGGACTCGATCATGATGAGCAGGAGATGTTTCTAGACATTGCCTGTTTTTTCAAAGGATGGTCTTTATTCTTCATGACGAAATTATTCGAGTCATGTGGTTACTATTCATTGATTTCCTTAAGAGTGCTTGCTGACAAGACCTTAATAATCCTGAGGGACTCAAAAGTGGAGATGCATGATTTGCTTCAAGAAATGGGTCGACAAATTGTTCGCCAAGAATCAATTAAGGATCCAGGAAAACGGAGTAGATTGTGGGATCCTGAAGACATTCAATATGTATTGGAAGAAAATGTG GGAACAGAAGAAATTGAGGGGATGTTCCTGGATCAATGTAAGATATCCGGGTGCAGAGTAGATAGTAAAGTGTTTAATAGGACCAAAAGGCTCAAATGGCTCAATTTCTATAGTAACAACTCTTGGACTAATGGAATTAAATGGCTCAATCTCTCCAACACGAACTGTGGACATGATATGCAGTTTCCACAAGGACTTGAATCACTTCCAAACCAATTAAGGTTTCTCCAATGGGATTTCTTCCCTCTGAAATCTTTGCCATCAAATTTTCAACCCGATAACCTTGTATTCCTCAGCATATTAAGCAGTCCTGTTGAACGACTTTGGGATGGAGTACAG AATCTCGCAAATCTATCGGTCATTGAACTCTGTCATTGTAGACATCTAACTGAAATGCCTGACTTGTCAAGGGCTCAAAACCTTTCGACTATGGATTGTCGAAGCTGTATAAATTTAAGAGAGGTAACTCCATCTATTCGGTATCTGAAGAACCTTAAGCATTTGATTTTGCAACTCTGTAAGAATATTAGGAGTGTTCCGAGCACCAAAGCTATGAAATCTTTGACATTGCTTGATCTCAACGGTTGCTCAAACCTTGAAAAGTTTCCTGAAGTTTCAAgcaatataatatatttatattgtggGGGAACATCAATTGGAAAAACATCTGAATCGATCAAATTTCTTTCTAGACTTGGTAGTCAGTTTGATGGAAAAAGCTTAGATATGGAATATAAAATTTCTGGAAAATACTTCTATGTGTCGACAATGTCAGATTGTCTCCTCTGCCCATCCTTGCCAAAAAACATGAATCAAAATGAGGATTGTTTTGAGACTATTCCAGTCGTGAATCAGACTGATGCAGATATTCCTGGAATAATTCCATCTTCAGTAGATATTCCACTAGAAATATTTGAATATGAACAGGTCATAGAGCAGAAAGCAGCAAGTGGAAGGTGTCGAGCAACTTTGAAGACCTTTTCATTTGTTAACCGTGCAAAGTTGGATCAGAAAACAGAAAAAGACATTTCAGACGATTTTCTAAAGACAGTCAAGCTTTTTGCAGGCGCAGTACTTCTACTTACAGAG GGATTTCCGGGTGGAGAGGTTATTGATGATTATGAAAGTATAGGATCTTCAGTTACAATTCAACTACCTCCAAATTGGTTTAGCAGTAACTTCATGGGTTTCAGTGTGAATGTGTTCCTTACGTTGgaagacaaaaataaaaaggagATTGATAATGATCTTGGTGTTAGATGGACATGCCGATACAAATCCGAATGTGGTGAAATTCGGGTTGCATCTGCCTTGTATCAATATCTCCCACCTACCTACATAAAGAGTGGCAACTTTCTTATGTATGGTTGGCCTACAAATCTTGGATTGATATTTGATCAAAATTGGTTGCAAGAAAATTGGTGCAATGAGGCTTGTTTTGAAGCCACTATTGAGCATTCATCTGCCAAGACGTGTTACCAAGTGAAGAAAATGGTGGCCAAACTAATGTACATGGGTGACAATGAAGGAAATCCGACACAGCTGGCTTTCTAA
- the LOC136235333 gene encoding kiwellin-1-like — MKNQVCSIILLFLIIISSAESQTCNPSGKIRGIKPPPNQCNQEHDSDCCEEGKMYTTYKCSPRVTGRTKATLTINSFAAGGDGGGPSECDHQYHPDSEAVVALSTGWFNNESRCLKYITIYGNGRSTKAKVVDECDSTMGCDKEHDYQPPCPNNIVDASEAVWKALGISDPDDVGALDIYWSDA; from the coding sequence atgaagaatcaAGTTTGTTCAATCATCCTTCTCTTTCTTATCATAATTTCAAGTGCAGAATCTCAAACCTGCAACCCAAGCGGCAAGATAAGAGGGATTAAACCTCCACCAAATCAATGCAACCAAGAACACGACTCCGACTGCTGTGAAGAGGGAAAAATGTACACTACTTACAAGTGTTCGCCACGAGTGACTGGCCGCACTAAAGCAACTCTCACAATCAACAGTTTTGCGGCTGGCGGGGATGGCGGTGGTCCATCGGAATGTGATCATCAGTATCATCCAGATAGTGAGGCAGTGGTAGCACTTTCAACAGGATGGTTCAATAACGAGAGTAGATGCTTGAAGTATATAACTATATATGGAAATGGAAGGAGTACTAAAGCAAAAGTAGTAGACGAATGTGATTCAACAATGGGTTGTGACAAAGAACATGATTATCAACCACCTTGTCCTAACAACATTGTTGATGCCTCTGAAGCTGTTTGGAAAGCTTTAGGAATCTCTGATCCTGATGATGTCGGAGCATTGGATATTTATTGGTCTGATGCTTGA
- the LOC136201290 gene encoding putative ripening-related protein 1, translating to MKQVCSIILLFLLIISSAKSQTCNPSGKIRGIKPPPNQCNQEHDSDCCVEGKLYTTYKCSPRLTGRTKATLTINSFAAGGDGGGPSECDHQYHPDSEAVVALSTGWFSNESRCLKYINIYGNGRSTKAKVVDECDSTMGCDKEHDYQPPCPKNIVDASEAVWKALGISDPDNVGALDIYWSDA from the coding sequence ATGAAGCAAGTTTGTTCGATCatccttctctttcttctcatAATTTCAAGCGCAAAATCTCAAACCTGCAACCCAAGCGGCAAGATAAGAGGGATTAAACCTCCACCAAATCAATGCAACCAAGAACATGACTCCGACTGCTGTGTAGAGGGAAAACTATACACTACTTACAAGTGTTCGCCACGGTTGACCGGCCGCACAAAAGCAACTCTCACAATCAACAGTTTCGCGGCTGGTGGTGACGGCGGTGGTCCATCAGAATGTGATCATCAATATCATCCAGATAGTGAGGCAGTGGTAGCACTTTCAACAGGATGGTTCAGTAACGAGAGCAGATGCTtgaagtatataaatatatatggaaATGGAAGGAGTACTAAAGCAAAAGTGGTAGATGAATGTGATTCAACAATGGGTTGTGACAAAGAACATGATTATCAACCACCTTGTCCTAAGAACATCGTTGATGCCTCTGAAGCTGTTTGGAAAGCTTTAGGAATCTCTGATCCTGATAATGTCGGAGCATTGGATATTTATTGGTCTGATGCTTGA